Proteins found in one Lysinibacillus fusiformis genomic segment:
- a CDS encoding sulfite exporter TauE/SafE family protein codes for MYSMLSTISQFISEPITQFVQGYEHSALMLAILLGLIGAFAPCQLTGNMSAITFYGNRTLQKSSNWQEIVFFIVGKVVVFSGLGFCAWLFGQSFETKMTVYFPIFRKAIGPMMLLTGLVLIGLFKLTFLQRLTSLLPPVVKEGKFGSFLMGASFSIAFCPTMFVLFFVWLMPLVASTSYGLLLPSIFGVTTAVPLIIMLLLIYVFDAKRLILRKSMKMGRAIQMMAGILLFLIGMTDTITYWSL; via the coding sequence ATGTATAGTATGTTGTCCACCATTAGTCAGTTTATTAGTGAGCCCATTACGCAATTTGTACAGGGCTATGAGCATTCTGCCTTGATGCTGGCCATTCTTCTTGGCTTGATAGGCGCATTTGCTCCATGTCAATTAACAGGTAATATGAGTGCCATTACATTTTACGGCAATCGAACACTTCAAAAGAGCAGTAATTGGCAGGAGATTGTATTTTTTATTGTAGGGAAAGTGGTTGTTTTTAGTGGACTTGGCTTTTGTGCATGGCTATTTGGACAATCGTTTGAAACAAAGATGACCGTTTATTTTCCAATTTTTCGTAAGGCTATTGGACCGATGATGCTGCTAACAGGGCTGGTGCTAATCGGTTTATTCAAATTAACCTTTCTGCAACGCTTAACATCGCTGCTGCCACCTGTAGTCAAAGAGGGGAAATTCGGCTCGTTCTTAATGGGCGCTAGTTTTTCGATTGCCTTTTGTCCCACTATGTTTGTCTTGTTCTTTGTGTGGTTAATGCCCCTTGTGGCGAGCACTTCCTATGGTTTGCTCCTCCCAAGTATTTTTGGCGTAACAACGGCTGTACCGCTTATCATCATGCTTCTGCTGATTTACGTCTTTGATGCCAAGCGTCTTATCCTACGCAAAAGTATGAAAATGGGAAGGGCTATTCAAATGATGGCAGGTATCCTATTATTTTTAATCGGTATGACGGACACCATTACCTATTGGAGCTTGTAA
- a CDS encoding YnfA family protein: MSAILLFILAGIGEIGGGYLIWLWLREGKPFYWGIIGGFALALYGVVATFQSFPTFGRVYAAYGGVFIVLSILWGWGIDGKKPDHLDFIGAGICLIGVIVILLPRS, translated from the coding sequence ATGTCAGCTATATTATTATTTATTCTTGCGGGAATTGGCGAAATAGGTGGAGGCTATTTAATTTGGCTTTGGTTACGAGAGGGCAAACCTTTTTATTGGGGCATTATTGGCGGATTTGCACTTGCTCTGTACGGTGTGGTCGCAACATTTCAGTCCTTTCCAACGTTTGGGCGAGTTTATGCAGCCTATGGTGGGGTATTCATCGTGCTGTCCATTTTATGGGGGTGGGGCATTGATGGCAAAAAGCCCGATCACTTGGACTTTATTGGCGCTGGTATATGCTTAATCGGCGTTATCGTGATATTGCTGCCTCGCTCTTAG